The DNA window ATCAAATCGGAGACCGGAAAAGTGTGCACCAGAAGCTGCTTCCATCACGTAATCTATCGCCGTTGTTTCCTCCGGCACTGGCGACATAATtgcttttttatatttttcttgactGCTTTAAAAGGGAAGGCAAGAAAACAATTAGGTAAATAGTCAATGGTGAGAATATTTAGTATATCAGAAACAAACTTAGCTACCTACTAAGTACTACactaatatatttctttttcagaATATGTTCTTCGAAATCCATTTCATTAACCTAGTGGACTAATTGTACCTTGGTTGATAGGAGTAAAAATggtaaaatgaaaataaaaatagaaaaaaatcttGAGAATTGGTTATTCAAAAAACAAGCAAATTAGCCAATAAAATAGCATTTGGTGTAAGGGATCTCATCTAAGTAATATAATATGTCCCTCACTTATAATGtgattttatttgatatattctttttgttttgaattaGTAGAGGCTCTGAAAATACCTATATCTAATGCTGCGTACATACCATCCTGTCTAATGTTATACACACCAAATTCCAAGATCTCACTTGTAAAATTTCATATAGTTGTAATGTAATTTGAGAACAACTCCAGAAAAGGTGCTAAAAATGGTATTTCAGTGTTGTCCACACCATAGCAACACAACTTTAACTGCTTCATTGTTCTGGGCAGAGGCGGAGCCAAGagatttttaataaatttgaaaaagaaatgaacAACTTAAACACGTATATAAATATAAGCATTCCTCATGGGGACGGTATTGTGCCATGGCACTGCTTGAATATCAATACCTAAAAGATAAAACTAACACAAGCACAAGGGGCCAGAGGAAATCAAAGTGCAGCAAAGTATATCAGTAAAGCTGAAAATTGACAACACTTTATCTATATTCTGCATCAACAGTAAAATCATTGTAAGAAAGCAGGAAAAGATGCCTAATATGACACAACTATACAGAAAGAATGCTTCATTTCACCATACATTCTCTCCGTTCATCTGAGCAAATGGTCTCATTAGCTCCTTTACCCAATACCATCTGTTGATCAGGAAACAGGTATCATGCAAGCCAACTCTAAGCATCAAGTTGACACCAATTGTATTATAGTAGTGATATcacaaaacaataacaaaatccCAACAAATTGACCGACCGACCAACCAACCATGAGAGAACACATAACACTCGAACTGGAACTGTTAAAgcaaacaaatttaaaactcaGAAAGGAGAAACTTTGACTGTCTGATACCTAGAGTTATAAGGAAAAAGGGACATAAAGGTTTTCCATTAATGCCAAACTGGCAAACTAGTGCAACAAAATTTGCATGAATTCTAAGTTGCTTCTCAATAAACTTATGACCTAACATGTTACATGAACAAGTTGGGTTTTGTAGCCTTGTATGTAGTCTTGAGTTTCCTAGTAGGTGGTCTGACTTTCTTGAACACCAAGGGGAACTTGATTTTGGAGTCATGGAACTGCTTGGTGCTCTCCCTCTTGCACAGTTTAGCTGGAATAGTGGCCGTCTTAATGATCTGGATGCAGTGATGGCGGACCCTGTGACGTGAAGCCATCTCTGTGTACATCTGTTCTACAGCTCCATTCAATGTGGTATCACGGTACTCCTTGTACATGTTGTGGTACCCAGTGCGACTCTGATAACGCAACCAAATGCCGTAGTTCTTGATCTTAGTAGGGTACTTCTCAAAGATCTACAGAGACAAACATAATATTTCAGTCAATCATACAAAAAAGTCATACACCACTTTAAAAGTAAAGTTCAAAAAGTCCCTCAACAGGGTGTTTGGCCAAATTGCTCCAGTCTCCCCCCAACTTATCAATAAACACACATTTCCAAACTTTCTCCCTAAATGCTTCCATCATTGAACTTGTCACAGAAACTGACCCCTCAtctccaatatatatataatgtatgagATGAGTATTATCACCATAAAATACTCTTTTTGTCATGCAAAATAGGAAtagtatgtgtgtgtgtgtgtgtatatatatatatatatatatatatattactaacaAATAGCAACAATATATACTATGTTCTAGATTTAAGAGCACCAAGCATCATCAGCAAAATTGTACTGAAAGCAACTGAACAAACTCAAAACCAAAGCGTCCctctaaaactaaaaacttgCAAATGGAAACTAGGCAGAGCAATTCAACAAAAAAGCAACtgttgttgtaacttgtaatagCAGGAATCACTGGATGTGGCTCCTAATAAAACACTTTGAAACATGAATAAGACAGGAAGGGTGGCTTGGACACTGCTATTATAGAAAACTAGCAAGCAGAACAGAAAGCCAGCAATCCCCTCAAACTGGCTCATATGTAATCAATATGGGAAAAATAGTAACTCAAAATTAATAACACTAAGCTTTCCAAACATGTTTTTTATACCTGCAATATCATGTCGTACAAGGAGAACTGTTTTCATAAGGTCCTAACCAAAGTGTCCTCTACACTCTAATTGGAAGGTCGACTGTCTACATTTCACCTCTAGGACATCAGATACAGCAATCCCATAAGATAGTTCTTGTTTTACTACTTAACAGACTAAAAAGatgtaaaaagaaagaagacaaGAAGGCAATAGATGCATGGCGCAAAATCAATTTGAGGTACTGAAAAACAACAGCTTGCCAATGTAATCTTTTCAAAGCATAAACAGACCCCAGCCCAAATAAATTAGTGTAAAACTAATATTAACATGATGGATCCTGATAAATCCAACTAATCCAGTGTTGAGACACAGTTGATTGTTCATTACGCCTCAACAAACTAGCTTTGACATGAAAAACCAAATATACAAGTACATACCcgaaataaattgaaaatcatattAATTCATCCATAGACACATCACAAAAGTGTAAATATATGCACCATACCTCATTAATAGCAAGCATCTGCCCGTTGCTCTTCTTAACCTTCTTCAGCTTCCTCAAAAAGTACCTTTTTCCAGTAAATCAACCAACATCCATTCAGTACAATCACTTCTCAATACACATTCAACTATCTAATAATATGCTTCTGGCACCTAATGCATTCAGCTTAAACTCAACATATAAttgaaatttcttcaaaaatatacGTAACCATAATAATTTCGCATATGCACTAGCTACTTCGGCGATTATACATTAATACTAAGAATGCGATCATCGCCAAAAATGATTAGTTGAGTAGACAGGTACTCACCAGAACTTGGATTTCGCACGGACCTCATTGGTAGCCCAAAGTTTCATGCGATAGATCTTTGGGTGTTCATCGGTCTCTGATGGAAGAGCTCTACCCACCACCTGGTACTGATGAAACTGGAAACAGAACAGAAACAAAGCTGGTATTAACAACTGAACCGTAAGAAATGGGAGAAGAAAAACAAGTGTAAGACCTTACTTTGAAGGTCACCATTTTCAGTGCcgtcctctctctctctctctccctctcaaGCAGCTCTGTGTCCGTCTGTGGCGATGGTGAATGAAGGATTAGGGTTTTTGTTTGGAAATTTAGAGAAAACCATCGTGATCTGGGCTAGAAAATGGGCCAGCCCAAACTTTATGCAATTTGAATAGAATCTGGCCCAATATTACAGTTATAAAAGCAGAAGCCCAGTAAACAGTACCGTTATTTatgttttcccttttaattGGACACATTGTACCATTTATGATTTAACATATATTTCTTgttctcttttttaaatttaaaaaatgtacaCCAAGGAAATAACCTAGTATAGTGGTTAATGAAGTAGGTGgaaaattatgagattttaGATTTGAATTTCAACGGATCAGATAATTGTTATTATGGAAGACGACAAATATTTTGTGAAATTAGTTGAGATGCACACAAATTGATCCAAacatcatgattttttttaaaaaaaagaagtgcGAAAAATGTAGTTTTGTTCACCAGAACTTATGTTGTCTTGATCAATTGGGACACACTCGAGGTGTGTATATGTGTCCTTGTTTGCCTTGTTATTTACTActactaaaaattatatatttgatcTTAAGgataacaaaactaataatgaatttAACAAAGGGGCACCAATTGGTAGATGGATTGACGACGTAGCTAGTGACCTATAGAGCTCTTATTTACTTAGTCGAGAAAAAGTGGAACCACCGCTTCAATTTTTACGGTTTGTTGAACATATTTTCTCAATAATCATAAAACTTCTAATATGTTGTTGATTGAACAAAAATAAGAGTCAATTTAACattaaatataatatcatattGTGAATTTTCTTAGTAGGGGTGCATAATCAAGAATTGACCTCTCACGTCAAtcgattattattattttgcaaCATCATAATAAAGTATTTCGTACAAGTAGAATAGTTAAGCAATTTAGCATTCATGACCCTAATTTGAGACGAAGAAATGTAATTATTCTTTGGAACACTCCTTTCTTTTCTAGTCACAATCTTGTGACtcttaattttctttatatGAAAAAGCAAAATATGTCCATAATTAGTCACATTTACGTATCCTATATGTATATACTAATATTAGTGATAAAAACATGGATTATTCGAAgttaacaacaaaacaagaaaaataaccTATACAAGAAAATCCAGCTAGCAATCGATGCCAAGTCAAACAATAAAATTTGGGCATGTATTTAAAATCTTCACTAAGCTTTCCTCAACAAGAATACTTCCAATTAAGGCAATGGCTAGTTATTCCAATTTGTTAAGTCCTaaaaaatcacttaatttgCTCCTCATTTGCACGGTTCTGGCAGTGGCACTTCCAGCGGAGGCATTACTATCGTGTAGCACGGTGTTTAGCAGCCTCGAGGGATGTGCCACTTATATCGTACTTGGTGGTAGACCTGTGCCACCAGAATGTTGCAGTGGACTTAAATCTCTTATTTCTACCGCCAAAACCATCCCTAATCGCAAGAGCTTTTGCTCATGCATCAAGGGTGTTGCTTATAGTGCAACCCCTGAAGAACTCGCCCGCGCAGCCGGTCTGTCCCGACGATGTCACGCCCGTGTTCCGTTCAAGATTAGCCCAGATGTGGACTGCTCAAAggtcaaataatatatatgttgctAGTTCTCTATGTAATAACATGGTTTGTTGAAAATAAAGTTGTTATTAAGATGCTATAGTTTCAATGGTATGTAGAGGTATATGCCTAATAAGTCTAGTACTGTTTGTACTTTTATCgtgattaaaataaaatcttttggTCACATTAAAAGAACCAAACTTTTATTATCCATTATAAATAGCATTAAACTAAACTTAAAAGCTAAGCCAAGATGCGCATGATTTATTCTATTACTCCTTCCGTTCCAAAATAGTTGTCATGTTTCACTTCATGAGAGTCAATTTAACTAATATTCAAAGCTAAATTAGAATCGTCTACATCATACCACTTGAGGAGCGGAAGCTATAAGATCAAGCACTAGCTATcataatacttaaaaatactGGATCATATATATTCAGACCTCATTACATAAATTGTCTTTGCATTAAAGAAAATTGTACATGGTGGTGATATTTCCTATGACCAATTACTATGTAATGAACTAATATGATCAACGAAAGCAAACACAAGCCTCCTAAATATAAGTGAAAACATCTAGGTGATCCTAAATCAAATGaaatataatcaaatttagATAGTGAAATGTAGATCTTCGTCTAGGCAATCAATATTCTTAATGTATTAATATAGTATCTCCTAAcacaatcaaatatatattagtaataaaTAGCATAGCTAGCTAGCTAGAACAAGAAAAACTACTACTTAAAAGAGATAACAAAGAATCACCTAGAGAATTAAAAACTACCCGATGTAAACTAGAGTCAATTGTCCTACATCATATTGTTTATTAATACACCGTCAAttgtatatcaaatattttaatttgaagaaatttacataaatgaaaataaaatatgaaaatttcccTAATTTTATATTCTCATTGTAATCATCATTTTGTATACTATAAACTCCTAAGTGAGGCTAATCCGAAGAATAATTAAACAGCCTTCAGcagttatataaatatataatagtaCTCCACATACATAGTTACTTCACATTACTCAAACTACAAATGCTATAATGGCGTTAAACCATGTCTTAACTATGTGTTGTTTGGTGGAAGTGTTCCGATCGATTGTTGTAACGGACTTGAATCTCTTATCGCTACTACACTATTGCAGACCGTCAGAGCGCGTGCTCGTGTGTAAAGAGTCTTGCATCGCATGCCACGGACGAAGAACTTAGTCGCGCTGCTAGTATCCCCGGACAATGTGGAGCAAGTGTTCCTTTCGAGATTAGCCCAAATGTTGATTGCTCAAAGGtgaagtgaagaaaaagaaaagatataaaatgaaaaaagagctacaaaaataattatttttcgtGTTTGGGtttaatgtatatataaattaaggTATACTACTTGAGAAGATGGCCTCAAATTAGTATGTTCCGTAATTTAATTCCAATATGGTTTTATATTTCGATAAGAACTTTTATATGTTTAAACTCcatctaattaaatataaaatggGGAAAATTACACGTAAACATATATGGAGAAAAGAGATAAACAATCAGACTTGAAGGGAATAATTAGGAGAAAAGGGGAGAAATAATaggattatttttaattgatataatcatatatttattatcTAAATCATGGTTAGGGATATATTCTAATTAATTGAATCTTAGCCATTAAATCTAACTTATGCCATATGTCATTAATCAAGGCTAGAACTTGAGGAAAATGGAGACAATGGAAATGGAGAGGAGTCGGATccaacatatactagttaattagttaacacAATTATAGTTTGCCTTAATTACAATTCGCGACCtatttttagctataattacgcGGTTCGGCCTTTTAGTTTCGTATAATACGcaagtttgtataattcaaaatttgtataatataatttgtataacttttgtataattcggaatttgtataactgtttacacttctgatgttagtaattgtataaattcgttatttcgagtttatacaaaaataactgaattattCAAATGTATTCGTAAATTATACAAACCTtatgcgaattatacaaacgagacaaCTTAAACTCTCGCTACAACCCATAAATATGCAAATTATagctatggagcataattaagtttattatagtggctATTTGCGAAAGTTTTCCAATTATAAGTTCTAATATACAACCTAGCTACCAATTATTTAATGAACTATTCAAAATGGAATAAGTTAGCTATAGACAGTTCAAAATTCAGACTTTAAACTATTCAAAATGGAATAAGTTAGCTATTTACGTGAGTAATAAGACGTAAGTTTAGTCCATATTTAAACGTACTCaaaagacaataattaatacGTGTGCGAAACGTTCTCCATCatatattaacaaaataattttttgttaatgAAACTATTGATTGAGTTCTTGATTACTTGTGTATTAATATATGAGCTGATAGTAACTAATACAATATTTAAAGTTAAATAGTTGATAAACGTGTAGGCGAATGCCAACACTTTACACTATCATTTAGTCAGTTGGAAGCCACCAAGTGACGGTTGGGTTAAATGTAATACTGATGGAGCCAGCAAAGGGAATTCGGGGAAAAGTTCTTATGGGTTTTGTCTAAGGGATGGAAATGGCGACCTTATATATGCGGAAGCACACAATATAGGCGAGGCCACCAACATGGAAGCTGAGGTAATGGCAGTTTGGAAAGCTCTACATTATTGCTTGGAAAATCGCTTTAGTCAAGTTCGACTGGAAACAGATTCTCTAGccttaaaaaatatgataaaaggaTGCTGGAGAATACCGTGGGAGGTAATTGAGAAAGTGGAAGATATTCAACAAGTTATTCAGAAATTAAATGTACAGGTCTNNNNNNNNNNNNNNNNNNNNNNNNNNNNNNNNNNNNNNNNNNNNNNNNNNNNNNNNNNNNNNNNNNNNNNNNNNNNNNNNNNNNNNNNNNNNNNNNNNNNNNNNNNNNNNNNNNNNNNNNNNNNNNNNNNNNNNNNNNNNNNNNNNNNNNNNNNNNNNNNNNNNNNNNNNNNNNNNNNNNNNNNNNNNNNNNNNNNNNNNNNNNNNNNNNNNNNNNNNNNNNNNNNNNNNNNNNNNNNNNNNNNNNNNNNNNNNNNNNNNNNNNNNNNNNNNNNNNNNNNNNNNNNNNNNNNNNNNNNNNNNNNNNNNNNNNNNNNNNNNNNNNNNNNNNNNNNNNNNNNNNNNNNNNNNNNNNNNNNNNNNNNNNNNNNNNNNNNNNNNNNNNNNNNNNNNNNNNNNNNNNNNNNNNNNNNNNNNNNNNNNNNNNNNNNNNNNNNNNNNNNNNNNNNNNNNNNNNNNNNNNNNNNNNNNNNNNNNNNNNNNNNNNNNNNNNNNNNNNNNNNNNNNNNNNNNNNNNNNNNNNNNNNNNNNNNNNNNNNNNNNNNNNNNNNNNNNNNNNNNNNNNNNNNNNNNNNNNNNNNNNNNNNNNNNNNNNNNNNNNNNNNNNNNNNNNNNNNNNNNNNNNNNNNNNNNNNNNNNNNNNNNNNNNNNNNNNNNNNNNNNNNNNNNNNNNNNNNNNNNNNNNNNNNNNNNNNNNNNNNNNNNNNNNNNNNNNNNNNNNNNNNNNNNNNNNNNNNNNNNNNNNNNNNNNNNNNNNNNNNNNNNNNNNNNNNNNNNNNNNNNNNNNNNNNNNNNNNNNNNNNNNNNNNNNNNNNNNNNNNNNNNNNNNNNNNNNNNNNNNNNNNNNNNNNNNNNNNNNNNNNNNNNNNNNNNNNNNNNNNNNNNNNNNNNNNNNNNNNNNNNNNNNNNNNNNNNNNNNNNNNNNNNNNNNNNNNNNNNNNNNNNNNNNNNNNNNNNNNNNNNNNNNNNNNNNNNNNNNNNNNNNNNNNNNNNNNNNNNNNNNNNNNNNNNNNNNNNNNNNNNNNNNNNNNNNNNNNNNNNNNNNNNNNNNNNNNNNNNNNNNNNNNNNNNNNNNNNNNNNNNNNNNNNNNNNNNNNNNNNNNNNNNNNNNNNNNNNNNNNNNNNNNNNNNNNNNNNNNNNNNNNNNNNNNNNNNNNNNNNNNNNNNNNNNNNNNNNNNNNNNNNNNNNNNNNNNNNNNNNNNNNNNNNNNNNNNNNNNNNNNNNNNNNNNNNNNNNNNNNNNNNNNNNNNNNNNNNNNNNNNNNNNNNNNNNNNNNNNNNNNNNNNNNNNNNNNNNNNNNNNNNNNNNNNNNNNNNNNNNNNNNNNNNNNNNNNNNNNNNNNNNNNNNNNNNNNNNNNNNNNNNNNNNNNNNNNNNNNNNNNNNNNNNNNNNNNNNNNNNNNNNNNNNNNNNNNNNNNNNNNNNNNNNNNNNNNNNNNNNNNNNNNNNNNNNNNNNNNNNNNNNNNNNNNNNNNNNNNNNNNNNNNNNNNNNNNNNNNNNNNNNNNNNNNNNNNNNNNNNNNNNNN is part of the Solanum stenotomum isolate F172 chromosome 8, ASM1918654v1, whole genome shotgun sequence genome and encodes:
- the LOC125873100 gene encoding 60S ribosomal protein L18a, giving the protein MVTFKFHQYQVVGRALPSETDEHPKIYRMKLWATNEVRAKSKFWYFLRKLKKVKKSNGQMLAINEIFEKYPTKIKNYGIWLRYQSRTGYHNMYKEYRDTTLNGAVEQMYTEMASRHRVRHHCIQIIKTATIPAKLCKRESTKQFHDSKIKFPLVFKKVRPPTRKLKTTYKATKPNLFM
- the LOC125873499 gene encoding non-specific lipid-transfer protein Lac s 1-like, with amino-acid sequence MASYSNLLSPKKSLNLLLICTVLAVALPAEALLSCSTVFSSLEGCATYIVLGGRPVPPECCSGLKSLISTAKTIPNRKSFCSCIKGVAYSATPEELARAAGLSRRCHARVPFKISPDVDCSKVK